The nucleotide window TTCCGTAGGCGTGAAAAAAACGGCAAACTGGGAAAACCCCCATGTGCCGGGGCCAAGGGACTGGGTGTCACCCCGGCACGGCCACCCATGGGGTCCCCTTGCACGCTGCAGAAAGGGGGGGGAGCAGCCAGGCGAAGGGCAGCGTCCCCCCCGAGAACCGGGGTGCCCACGGGGCCCCAAAGCTGCCCCGGCGGTGCCAGGGCCACCGGGGACCGGGAGCATCCCTGGCGGGGCCACGGTGGGAAGCACAGGAGGAGGAACGCGGCCGGAGGAGCCttcgtccccatcccgcagctcTGTCCCAGCCCCGGTGGGCTCTGGCCCCGCGGCCCTCGTTAGCGCAGCCCCGGAGGAGTTAATGCCCGAGCTCCGCGGCACCGGCGGGAGACACGACGCCTTTCCTCCTCCCGGAATTCTGATCACCAGCCCGGGCTCTGCCGCAGCGGGACGCGGATGGTGGCTtcgccggccgccccccgctcTGGTTTAATCGTTAACGCCGGCCGAAACGCTGAGCTGGCGGCTCCGGCAGCTTCGGTATTGTGCAATTCCCGCGAGCATCGCCTGCCCGTTGCACAAGGGCTCCGGTGCCGCCAGCCAGAACCCCTTTTCCCGGGCAGGGTGGGTCTGCGGGTGGCGTTCCGGCGCTGGCATCCCTGGGAGATGCCCCGGTGGTACCCGGCTTGCCTCTCCCAGGTGGGATTGCAGAGGGAGCCGGGGCCTTGCCCGCGCTGCCTGTGCTCTcctgagctgcctgctgctggggtaCAGAGCCGTGGGGGCCATTTGGGATGTGAAGCCGTGCGGGATCCGGGGCCGTACGGGGTCCGGAGCCGTACGGCGTGCGGAGCTCTATAGGTGTGAAGCCGGTTTGGGTGCAGAGCCACACGCTGCCTGCAGCCGTACAGCACGCAGAGCCGTCACACGGGCTGTGGAGCCACGCAGGGTGCGGATCCTTACGGTGCGCAGCACCGTGCGGTGTGGATCACCATGCGGCGTGGATCACCGTGCAGCATGGATCACCGTGCAGCATGGATCACCGTGCGGCGTGGATCACCGTGTGGCGTGGATCACCATGCGGCGTGGATCACCGTGCGGTGTGGATCACCGTGCAGCATGGATCACCGTGCAGCATGGATCACCGTGTGGCGTGGATCACCGTGCGGCGTGGATCACCGTGCAGCATGGACCACCGTGCAGCATGGATCACCGTGCGGTGTGGATCACCGTGCGGCGTGGATCACCATGCGGCGTGGATCACCGTGCGGTGTGGATCACCGTGCAGCATGGACCACCGTGCAGCATGGATCACCGTGTGGCGTGGATCACCATGCGGCGTGGATCACCGTGCAGCATGGATCACCGTGCGGCGTGGATCACCGTGCGGCATAGATCACCGTGCGGCGTGGATCACCGTGCGGCGTGCAATACGTCGTGCGGCACCGTGCAACCCCCTACAGAGTGCAGCACCATGATGGGCAGCCCACAGGGCCCCCCGCAGCCGGCTGTCCCCGGGGCTGAGGAGGGTGCTCCCggccctccccgctcccctcgcTGCGATGCTGACCCTGACCTTCCCGGCCGGACCACGAGACTCCAAGCGATGTTTTGGGATGGATCCTTCGTTTACCACCCAGTTTTTGAGCCTCCTGCTGGGGCTCCGGGCACATTTTCCATCACCCAAGGGACCGGGCAGTTGCTCTTGTATTTAAATgtgaatccggctctgccgagccCCGCAGGCAGCGCGGGAATTAGGGGCAAGCGCTTGGTCCTGCACACGGGgcttttttctgctcctgctgttgCAGGTTTGGGAGATGCTTTGGCCACCCCCAGCTCCGCACAAGCAGAAGCTTTCCCTGGCCCGGGTGCAGCTCGGTGCCGAGCCGAGCCTGCCTTTCCCCAGGGAATCGGCACAGTGGTACCCACATCCCGACCCCGCGGGCAGTGCCAGCACCATCCCGACCCCGTGGGCCCATCTTGCTCCGGGAACGACGCTAAGAGGTGATGCTCCTGCGCGGGTCCGGTGCGGCCCAACTGCAGCTCCCGGGGGATTTGGGTGGTGCAGGAGGGACCCAGCCCTGGAAATCTGCGGGATGGGATGATGGAGaaagggagcaggggaaggatgcGGCCGGGGGCAGCCCACACGCCGTCGCGGAGCGGCTGGCAGCAGGAAGAGCGCGGCAGCATCGGCGCCAGCCGCCCCACGCCGTTTTCTATCGGGGCCCTTATCTCGCAGGGGGATGGGAGCAGCTGCCGGGGCCGACTCCTCTATCTCGAGCGGCTGTGGTTTGGCATCGAGCGTGGGGCTGACGAAGTGGCATGAGCGCCTGAAGCTGCCTCCCAGCTTTAACGTCTTCAGCCTTCAGTGGGTTTTGCCGAGCGCCTTGTTTTCGTTTTTAATCTCTTCGCCCGCTGTGATGTAGGGGCAAAGCTGCCGAAGGAAGGCGCGTGGCTTCCTGCCTGccgcacggcacggcacggcacggcggctCTGCTGCCACAGGTCCGGGCTGGCTCTAGCAAAATCCACGCCAGCGTGCCATGAAGTTGGGCAGCCTCCGGCCGGACCACGCAAAGCGGCTGTGCTACATCCAGAGGGGCTGCAGCCAAACCAGGGCCACCATCGGTGCAGCACCCTTGTCCCGGCACCTTCAGAGTTCATCCCCCAGGCGCATCTCCTGGGGGACACCGGGCATCCCTTGGGGCAGGGATGCCAAActccctgtggggagaagaggaggaaagtttGAGCCCCAGGGTCCGAGGGATCCGGGTGCGCATCCAGCTCTCCTGAGCGTTTTTTTGGCACCCGTTGAGGCTTACGGCACCTGCGGGAGCGACACGGAGGCGAGCGGGCAGCAAACGctccccagctcccaccctgACCCCACGCAGAGCCCCCGAGCCGCAGTTTTAGGCACAGCCACGGCGAATCCCTGCTCCGGGATGGCCCACCTCATTGCAGCAGCTCTCGGCGGCGGCTGCGCATCCCCATCTCGGAGGTGCAAAACCACCCGTGCAGCACGGGTGCGCCCGCTCACGGTTACGCTGCACCCAAAGCCGCTCTCCCAgcgccgcagcagcagcaccaagCACCAGCACCAGGGTTTTAGATCCAGTTTAAGAGTGTTTTCTCCTGACAAGGATAAACTCCTCTCAGCCTTTTAATGGTGTTTGGGAGACGGCTGCTCGTGGAGGCACCCTTGCACGCGTCCGAAGGGTGGGAGTGGGTGATGGAGGGCGGGCGGTCGCCTCGCTCTCCCTTGCACCAAGGCATGGGGCTGGCCCCTGGTCCCCATAACTGGGGACATTCAGTGATGGGAGCGAAGCTGCTCCGTGCATCCCGGGAGCTGGACAGGCCCCTGCTCTCCCCCgggcagagggaggaggatggagacCCTCGCTCATGGCATAAGCCCGCTACtgaggggcctgatcctgcagccCAGGGCCCCAGGActggcccccagccctgccaccacccaccccaaaacacaaccGGTCCCAACCCGGTTCCCACCTTGGTGGCAGCACCAGCCCTGTCCCACCGGGCTCCCACGTGGCACCCAGCACCCATAAACTGCCCATCTCGGGGCATCCCAACATCAACCTGCTGGCACCGGGTGGGTTGAGCTGGGACAAGGAGGCTTCAGGAAAAGTAACATAACATATATACAGAATGCAGCCGCCCCAGCTGGCACCGGCTTCGTGTGCGCCCATCCCCGCAAGGCTCAACCCCGTGGAAAGCCGGTCCCAGGGGATCCCCCCTCCCCGACAGCATCCGACTGGGGTGGGACCACCCTGCGGCGAAGACCCCGCTCCCTGGGCGGAGGCGATGCTATAGGTTGGTGATGTACACCTCCAGCCCGTTGGCCGCCGTCCTGGCGGATGCTTGCCGGGATTCCGCCGCCCAAATGTCGCCGACGCTTTCGTACAGGTTTTCGGGGGCACAGGGCTTCCCCGGCTTGTCCCGTTTTGCCGCCTTCTTCCAGTTAACGTCCACGGCCTCGTAGTCCGGCTCGGGGCTGCGGCCCTGAGCAGTCCAGGCTCTGTCGTTGATGGACTCGTAGCAGGGGTCGGGGGGGCCTTGGGCTGCCGAGGACCAGCACCCGGCCGGGGCACCCTCCTCCCGGCGGGGGGGCGgccacccagcacccacctccctctCAGCCCTCGGGGACGATGCGGGGACTTGGGTTTTCTTCTTGGTGGCTTTGCACACTGTCGAGTACATCTCTTCCAGCTGCAAAAGGAAGGTGGGGGGTTGGGGGCAATCCCTGCCCACCGCAAGGTATCCCCATGCCCGTGCCCCCCCCGGCTTCCCAGACCCTCCAGGAGGATCCTGGCAGCGGATTAACCATGGGGGATCCTGCTTTTTGCACAACCCGGGGAGCCTTTTGCAAGGCACAGAGAGCAGCACCGTGGGCATCGTCTGCTTGGTCTTGGCTTCATCCTGCCCCCCCAAAAACTCCGCTGGAAATGCAGTAGCCTAATTTACACCCTGCTCCGAACATGGGCATTACAGGGAGGCAGGGCATCACAAGGccccccccagccagccagcACACCACCAGAcccatgccccatccctgccacccccccaaaGCCGTACCTTCGCCCGGGGAGCATCACCCACGCCGTCCCAGCACTGCGACGCTCTGGGAGGCCCCGCCACGGCCCCATCCTGCACCTCCCCGGGCACCATCTTCTTCACTTTGCGGACACAGGCGTAATCGGCCGCCCCGTGCCCGGCACGTGGAGGGGGCAGCTGGGTGCCAGTGGGCACGGAGGGCACCAGGGCATCCTCCCCTCCCACCGCCAGGCACTCATAGACCGTGTCCGGCACCGGCTTCCGCAGCGGGGTGAAGAGCAGGTTGGAGTACGTCTGGTCGGGGGACGGGGAGGCAACCGGGGGGTCGGGGATGGGGATCTGGGGCAGCTCACGGTGCAGGAGGACGCTGAGGCCGGGGCTGTGCAGGGAGTCGGCACTGGCCGTGGGGGCTGTGGAGCAGGGAAAATCCAGGCTGGCCGGccgctgggctgcagggagaagagaggagatggaggggacaCCGGGAATGCAGCGAGCACCAACCCCTGCGCCGGCACCAACCCCTGCGCCAGCACCCCACGGGCACCGTGGCGTTGCCACGATGCGCTCGGCGGGATGTGCAGGGACTACGGGCACCCATCGAGGGTCACCAGCCCCCGGCGGCTGCCCCGGCTCGATGGCCACTCACTGTCATCCCTGGCCTTCACCCGGTACAGCTCGTGCAGCTTCGTGTCGGATTTGCTGAACGACCGCAGCTGCGTCTGTCTGAGCAGGGACTGCAATGGGGGGGAACGCACGCCGTCAGGCTCCTGGCTGGGAGTTGGGGTGCCCAGAGCTCCCCCGGGGCGGATCCTGCCCCCCCCAGCGTGCCCTTACCTCGTCCACCAGCTTCACCCCATCCGGAGGGACCTTCTTCTTCCTGCCCTTGCTGCGGGGAGAAGCGGAGCTGAGCCCGAGGCAGGCGGCCAAGCCaggggcaaggagccagtgccCCAGGACCCCGACGTGGCCACGGTGGGCATCTCCATGTGCCCCTCACCGGAGCAGCAGCACCCCCCCAAATCCACAACCCTGCTCCTTCGCCAGCCCCGCAGCAGGGTCCGCGCTGGCTGGGGAGGTCTCGATCGCATCCTGCACCCCACTGAGCCGTGCCGGACACCGCTGGCATCACCCCTGGCATcacccatcctgcccatcccgcTTGCAGCTCAGCGCTCTCCAGGCTGCTCCTGCAAGGCTTTTGGGTGCAGGGCAGTGGCGGGGGGAGAGCAGCGAGGCACAGGGGTGCAGGATTAGACCAGGCAGAGTTGtactggagctgcagctgggggTTCAGGATGAACAGAGCAGCAGATCCCAGCGGTCCCAGCTCAGGACAGGCACACGTGGGGTCTCCACGTTCAGCCACCAAACGCCACCGAAGGGtccccagccccattcccagcACGAGGAGGCAAAGCAGAGGGGCGGCGCGCAGCACGTACCGTCTGCAGGCAGCGCACAGGGCGCCCAGGTAGACCAGGACACCGAGCAGGGCCAGGACAGCACCGGCCGGCAGGAGCGGGGTCCGTACCAGCCCCTCGCCGCCGGCTGCAGCCATGGGGGACCCGCTTCCAACACCGCTGCGGGGTCAGgctctggggagaaaaaacacaagtcGGGGTGCAGCTGGGCGCCGCTGGGCTCACCATGGCACAAGATGGTGTTCTGTGGCCCCCCAGGGCTTGCCATGGCTTCTGCAGCGCAGTCCCCCCGGGGAAGGGGGTCTCTCCGGGTGCTCTGGAGGGGGACGTGCACCGAGAGCCCCATTTTCTGGCcggctcctgccctccccggggctgcCACGCTGCCTCCAACGCCCTGCCCAGCCTGGTGCGGACGCCCAGCAGCGGATGCTTTGCCACCCCCAGGGAATAACTTCAGATTGTGgttccttttaaaaaaccccaaacccaacaaacccaacagGATTCAAGCTCCCAAGTTGCCACCCAGATGTTGAAAAGGAGATGCCCTGAAAACCCTCTGGAGACATCCCAAAAGTGCCAACGTGCtttctggggacactgggacacaGCCCCGGGTTGTGGGGTGGCCCAGACAGGACGGGGAAACAAATGACTCAGCTTCCCGGAAACGGGGTGAGCTTCAGCCTCGCAGCCGCCTCTCCCTCCTCGCACCCCGGGCATGGGGGCATGCACCGGGACACCCTCCTTCCACAGCGGGTCTCGCCCTCTCCCCCTCTGACCTCCGTGGGATTTGGCCCCATCCACCCGTGCCACGCGACCTGCGGAGTTACGGGGGAGAAAATCCTGGGTGGGAGCGATGGTGCTGCCGGCATCACCGCCATCTCCCCATTTGCAGCACCGTGTATGGTGAGCTCCCGGGCGGCcgagctcagcccagccctgcaaACCCCACAGCGACATTTCTGCTCTCACGGGAACCCGAGTCgctccctgcagcatcccagcacGATCCACGCTTGAGCCAGGAGCTGCGGGATCACAACCAAGCACCATCCCGGACAGGTCGGCTCTTTGGCACAGGCAGCGCGGCATACGTGGACCCCCCCACCACAACCCCGGTTCTGTAGCCGCTCTGTGCTGTGACACGAGAGCAGAAAATGCCTGACCTTTTGACCGCTCTCCTCTGCCTAAAGAAAAAGCCATGCCTTGCCCAAACCCAGCCCTCTTCCCCGCGCCTTATTCAAGGAAAAACGGTCCTCCCCTGCAAACCACGGCAGCGGCAAGACCAGAGCAAGCGGTGCAGAAGCATGAAGGTGCCGGGGAGCCCGACACAAATTGCGGATGCTCCCCAGCCCGTCAGGATCCCACGCCTTTCCCGGGGGGGGTTCTTGGTGACGCCCCATCCCATCGTCCCCGTCCCATCGGCCGTCAGCGTGCTGCAAAGCCCAAAGCAAAATCTGCCACCGCTTCACCTGCGCCAACGTCGAGACGGCggctgctgctcccagctctgcccaagCCCAGCGCTGCGCACGCCCTGCTCCCCAAAAAGGCTGGTGCGCTACTAGAGAAGCGCACGCCCGCATCCGGAAAATGCCTGGTCCGAAGGGAGACCGAGGCAGTTCCCAGCACCGGAGTAAGGCACGGCTCGAAGGCGGCAGTCACTGAtccggccttggccggcggcagagTCCCCAGGCGGGACAGGGCTGGCACAGCCGAGCGGGACAGCTTCCACCGACGCAGCCGGGGACACAGAGATCCCGTGGGGCACGCCGAACGCCTCTTACTCACCCTCTTACATATCTTAATCCGGATGACAAAGATCAGATGAGCGCCGATGAGAAACCACCCTGCCTCGCACAGCTCTCGGGTGctacagcagccccagccccacggcgAGCGGGGGGGTCTGCGCCCATCGAGGGACCGATCTCGCTCCCCTCTGCCCTACGCCCCGTGTCACAAGGCAGCATCTCCGCTGCGTCTTTACCCCAATAACCGGCAAGTCTCTGCCTACTTGTAGCACCCTTTTATCTGAGAACTTCCCACACCTTTGGAAAGTTCCCTGACTGAAGCCTTAACCCCTGGAGAGCAATTATTTCAACGCAGAAAGTGAGACACGGAGGTTTTAGGGACTAACCGGGCTGGACAGACTGGCTTAGATcagagctgggaagggaaggCTGTTCCCTCTCCAACGACATTTTAATTAGACAACACTACTTTTCTGTCTGAGCATACATTAATTAGACGGATTACCTGCAACACGGGCAGTTGCTTTAGACAGTCCTCGCTGAACTTGTTTAGCTCATTAGAGCGACAGGATCGCAGGCTGCAGAAGCAATTTCGTTCAGGGTAGAACTG belongs to Accipiter gentilis chromosome 14, bAccGen1.1, whole genome shotgun sequence and includes:
- the LIME1 gene encoding lck-interacting transmembrane adapter 1 — translated: MAAAGGEGLVRTPLLPAGAVLALLGVLVYLGALCAACRRKGRKKKVPPDGVKLVDESLLRQTQLRSFSKSDTKLHELYRVKARDDTQRPASLDFPCSTAPTASADSLHSPGLSVLLHRELPQIPIPDPPVASPSPDQTYSNLLFTPLRKPVPDTVYECLAVGGEDALVPSVPTGTQLPPPRAGHGAADYACVRKVKKMVPGEVQDGAVAGPPRASQCWDGVGDAPRAKLEEMYSTVCKATKKKTQVPASSPRAEREVGAGWPPPRREEGAPAGCWSSAAQGPPDPCYESINDRAWTAQGRSPEPDYEAVDVNWKKAAKRDKPGKPCAPENLYESVGDIWAAESRQASARTAANGLEVYITNL